One region of Papaver somniferum cultivar HN1 unplaced genomic scaffold, ASM357369v1 unplaced-scaffold_131, whole genome shotgun sequence genomic DNA includes:
- the LOC113332386 gene encoding uncharacterized protein LOC113332386: MSPCIRLDKNEKNPLDYAAMNGKTEVIRLLLEALSHSATTSDVIIASVKKALYLALRGNQGNAFRALAIKFMENWDNVEIIQEKNKLLMGTPRSSDDVPTEDFEALNKKLMSAIRQDQEGIVRLNEFLASKQMI; the protein is encoded by the exons ATGAGTCCATGCATTAGAttggataaaaatgaaaagaatccTCTTGATTATGCTGCCATGAACGGGAAGACGGAAGTTATTCGGTTATTGCTCGAAGCTCTCTCACACTCAGCAACAACTAGTGATGTAATTATTGCTAGCGTGAAAAAGGCGCTGTATCTTGCCCTTAGAGGGAACCAAGGCAATGCTTTCCGCGCACTCGCTATAAAGTTTATGGAGAACTGGGATAATGTGGAAATCATCCAAGAAAAAAAtaag CTACTAATGGGAACTCCGAGGTCGTCCGATGATGTCCCAACCGAAGATTTTGAAGCTTTGAACAAAAAGCTCATGTCGGCTATTCGACAGGATCAGGAAGGAATTGTTCGCCTGAATGAGTTCCTGGCTA GCAAACAGATGATCTAA
- the LOC113332433 gene encoding serine/threonine-protein phosphatase 6 regulatory ankyrin repeat subunit C-like: MRHEFEPDEGLDNIDKYPIHRFSSVGCNDIVKLILVYESVENTPLGKSSVCLLKDMDENTPLHCAAREGKVSVINTLLENCWKCAGVVSDKKNETVLHCALRNNKAKAFKTLLGWYIIKEEFLNNKARDWDCGDTALDLLVDGYEKIVKELLGQRDSKDYIREVTSKITNRKILSLSVNSRSIITLKVLIRSSKLRDILDYVKDVDEKTVLDLLDKTKRTTKVMGFVPYERYENVIRLLDAIEMGDYETFSELQDEDPEILDYFCELPLGGTPLHIAVRSGQLNDCTREIIRKRPDFAVARDHKGRNPIHKASTKGYLEIVKELLTQIGSQQCFARSHEYEDKNLGEFSGTPLCCAIGRGRISVIKELLSVWWDCVGEANKEVNSDLLYCAIDGQLEALKY, translated from the exons ATGAGGCATGAATTTGAACCGGACGAAGGTTTAGACAATATAGATAAATACCCTATACATAGATTTTCTTCAGTTGGATGCAATGATATAGTGAAGTTAATACTGGTTTATGAGTCTGTTGAAAATACTCCTCTGGGTAAGAGTAGCGTATGTCTTCTCAAAGATATGGATGAAAATACTCCACTTCACTGTGCTGCGCGGGAAGGAAAAGTATCTGTTATTAACACCTTGCTTGAGAATTGTTGGAAATGCGCTGGAGTGGTGTCAGACAAGAAGAATGAGACGGTTCTTCATTGTGCTTTAAGAAACAACAAGGCTAAAGCTTTCAAAACCTTGTTGGGGTGGTACATCATCAAAGAAGAGTTTTTAAACAATAAAGCCCGAGACTGGGATTGTGGAGACACCGCTTTGGACCTGCTGGTTGATGGCTATGAAAAGATTGTGAAGGAGCTATTAGGTCAGCGTGACAGTAAG GATTATATTAGAGAAGTAACTTCTAAAATCACAAATCGGAAAATACTTAGTCTCTCGGTGAATTCAAGGTCTATAATTACCTTGAAAGTCTTGATAAGGAGTTCCAAGCTTAGAGATATCTTGGATTATGTCAAAGATGTGGATGAGAAGACTGTGCTTGACCTGCTAGATAAGACCAAAAGAACAACCAAAGTGATGGGGTTTGTACCGTACGAG AGGTATGAAAATGTGATACGGTTGTTGGATGCTATAGAAATGGGAGattatgaaactttctctgaatTACAAGATGAAGATCCAGAGATCCTGGATTATTTTTGTGAATTGCCTCTTGGAGGAACACCATTACACATTGCTGTGAGGTCCGGCCAGCTAAACGATTGCACTAGAGAGATTATACGAAAACGGCCTGATTTTGCTGTTGCAAGAGACCATAAGGGACGGAATCCGATTCACAAAGCTTCCACTAAAGGGTACCTTGAGATCGTAAAAGAACTGCTTACCCAAATTGGTTCCCAGCAGTGTTTTGCTAGATCCCATGAATATGAAGATAAAAATTTGGGAGAATTTAGTGGAACTCCTCTTTGTTGTGCAATAGGAAGAGGCAGAATTTCTGTTATCAAAGAATTACTCTCTGTTTGGTGGGATTGTGTTGGAGAAGCAAACAAGGAAGTGAATTCTGACTTACTTTATTGTGCAATTGATGGACAACTGGAAGCACTGAAATATTGA
- the LOC113332385 gene encoding uncharacterized protein LOC113332385, whose amino-acid sequence MEKYIENELLKAKKVDGDPMSALVDGYIEIVLKHLLNPKVDYSLSILVENRDGENTGTKSAVPTYFAEIKVVSSIRRKGNNIVDELQLSAYYPKYFRQVTVQNKMVLHLWVDDEKSVTLKLLLRSPLYYDSINLFGPMWNNEVVQNEMGKILPIWRNKTRQASSLSSSVDVYDDAEVQPGEGTNNSHEGVIADGNEKQFSVAAKEDNEHVLENAKTDHRNSSVEDDNEEPRDQEMLTDISIPDRQDGYTAMRNQGRTSFWIDQVFTSFEKCSYAIKEAAILRNAEIKFKNLGREKIVAYCSNRETCEWKIRVDSKGSKYVVTNIENQHSCMALRSEETANKLANPIWVCSHIIEQVRQRQSISTQEIRNFIKSSKYQLDITCRTAREAKKRALKTINGTGSKENSILGSQTELKRRRKTTTISSPLSSNAHQSSSNLRFLQYIPTSMHKYIQRTEDVEKDGHCGYRVISKQLGYEAMHGWKQVRRELLFEVVQNEDLYIKLSDVVIVKEMRKAFAYNEEHATDSQYWLKLLDAGYVIANAYKAVVVSLSLNLGCLTFLPLLEPPPEGPPHRIITFGFVNPDHFISVNLKPDAPIPRVNHGWNKNVSMEAVKVWEILYQSRFSKFEEIMGINQGNKNSSGGFLTV is encoded by the exons ATGGAGAAGTACATCGAAAACGAGCTTTTGAAAGCTAAAAAGGTGGATGGAGATCCAATGTCAGCATTGGTTGATGGATATATTGAGATTGTATTAAAGCATCTATTAAATCCAAAAGTTGATTATAGTCTGTCGATCCTTGTGGAGAACAGAGACGGTGAAAACACGGGTACAAAATCGGCTGTTCCCACATATTTTGCGGAAATCAAAGTTGTAAGTAGTATCAGGAGGAAGGGAAATAATATAGTTGATGAACTACAACTCTCTGCTTATTATCCGAAATATTTCCGTCAGGTGACAGTCCAAAACAAGATGGTTCTTCATCTTTGGGTAGACGATGAAAAATCAGTGACATTGAAACTCTTGCTGCGGAGTCCTCTCTATTACGACTCTATTAATCTTTTTGGCCCTATGTGGAATAACGAG GTGGTCCAGAATGAAATGGGAAAAATTCTTCCAATATG GCGTAACAAAACACGCCAGGCAAGCAGTCTATCATCTTCTGTAGATGTATATGATGATGCCGAAGTACAGCCTGGTGAAGGTACAAATAATAGCCATGAAGGTGTAATAGCTGATGGTAATGAGAAACAATTTTCTGTGGCTGCAAAAGAAGACAATGAACATGTGTTGGAAAATGCAAAAACTGATCATAGAAACAGCAGTGtggaagatgataatgaagaacCACGTGATCAAGAAATGCTAACAGATATCAGTATCCCAGATAGACAGGATGGTTATACTGCTATGAGAAATCAAGGCAGAACTTCTTTCTGGATTGACCAAGTGTTTACATCTTTTGAGAAGTGTAGTTATGCTATAAAAGAAGCTGCAATATTAAGAAATGCTGAAATCAAATTCAAGAACTTGGGGAGGGAAAAGATAGTTGCTTACTGCTCAAACAGAGAAACTTGTGAATGGAAAATACGCGTTGATTCCAAGGGAAGTAAATATGTTGTGACTAATATAGAGAACCAGCATAGTTGCATGGCCCTACGTTCGGAGGAAACTGCCAATAAGCTGGCGAATCCTATATGGGTATGTAGCCATATTATTGAACAAGTAAGGCAACGTCAAAGTATTTCCACACAAGAGATTAGAAACTTTATCAAGTCGTCTAAATACCAATTGGACATAACATGCCGTACAGCACGAGAAGCAAAGAAAAGGGCTTTGAAAACAATCAATGGCACCGGGTCTAAAGAAAATTCAATTCTTGGATCACAAACTGAATTAAAAAGGCGACGAAAAACTACGACTATTTCATCACCCCTTTCATCGAATGCACACCAAAGTTCGTCAAATTTGAGGTTTTTGCAGTATATTCCTACATCGATGCATAAGTACATACAAAGAACCGAAGATGTGGAAAAGGATGGACATTGTGGTTACAGAGTTATTTCAAAGCAATTAGGCTATGAGGCAATGCATGGTTGGAAACAAGTTCGAAGAGAGTTGCTGTTTGAGGTCGTTCAGAATGAAGATCTTTACATAAAACTGTCCGACGTTGTTATAGTTAAAGAAATGAGAAAAGCTTTTGCGTACAATGAGGAGCATGCTACTGATAGCCAATATTGGTTAAAATTGCTTGATGCAGGATATGTGATTGCTAATGCATATAAGGCTGTGGTTGTATCACTTTCTCTCAACTTGGGATGTTTAACATTTCTACCCCTTTTGGAACCTCCACCTGAAGGCCCACCTCACCGTATTATCACTTTTGGCTTTGTTAATCCAGACCACTTCATCAGCGTGAATTTGAAACCTGATGCCCCGATACCCCGAGTCAATCACGGCTGGAATAAGAACGTGTCCATGGAGGCCGTTAAAGTCTGGGAGATACTTTACCAGAGTAGGTTTTCTAAGTTTGAGGAGATCATGGgaatcaatcaaggaaataaAAATAGTAGCGGCGGTTTCCTAACTGTTTGA